The Sciurus carolinensis chromosome X, mSciCar1.2, whole genome shotgun sequence DNA segment ATCTGAGCAGCGTAAAACAGCAGGCTTGGCAGAGCAGTGGCAGCACccaggggacaggggacaggagGTCCAAGCCACAGATATCATTGCTGGGTTGCAAGAGCAGAGCGGCTGAGCAGCCTCTAGGGCCCCATAGTGCCCGAGGAAAGGGGAGGGACAGTGACGTTATGATCTGGAGCTCAGCTTGTGGAGGCTCAAGAGGCTGTGGGCTGTGTGGCCTGGCAGCAAGAGCACCCCTGCAGCCCGGCCTCCTGccaggaaagcagctgggagcaCCAAACCTGCTTTAGTTCAAGGGGCCCCCTGGTCAGCCTGCCACAAGGTCCCCCTTCAGCCAAGGGCTCCCACTGCACTAGGCTCTGTGCTAGCCTTCCACAGCTCTCCTGGTTCTACACCTGGCCAGCTGCCACCCATGCTGCCCTGTGAGGCCTCACTTGCACCTTCCCTACACCATCTACCTATTGGCTTGGGTCCCACCCTGATCACTACCCCTGACTTCCCATTCCCCCCACCAGCCCCAGGCCATCAGCAGGTCTCACTCAGTCATGCCATCCTCAAAGGACACCTCCTAAATGGGCTCCCACCTGAAACCCCACGGCCACCAGCCTGGCCCAAGTCAACCCTCTGGCTTGTCGGAAAGCAACTTAAACCCTTTAACGGGGCCCCCTGCCTCGTTGCCAACACCGTGGCCAAGGAACTGAGGCCACTTTGAGTTTTGCCCTTTACCCTGGGCCAAGGCCTTGGGATCAGGTTTCTCCCAATCCCCAGCCTCTACTGCCCCTCCACCCCCCACACGCCTTCACTTCAGGTCCTGTGGCCTGTGCTACAAAGTTATCTAGCCCCGCCACAAAACCCTATCCACCCTCTAACTCTCCTTGGCCACCTGCCCAAGTGGCAGGCCTGCAGCTTTCAGAAGCTCTTTTGAGTAGCTGTGACCTCATATCAATACCCCTGGGTTGTCCCTGGCTAGGGCAGGCAAACCCTATGTCTAGTTGGGGACTGTTTGAATAACGTCACTGCTTGAGGgatagagagggagggaaggaggaagatggGCCAGAGTGCACTTTGGGGCTCTGAGGCTGGGCTGGGCCCTGCCATGCTGGCCGCCCAAGCAGTCGACACTGGCGCTACTGCACTACCAGCCAGCCCCACCCGCTCATGCACCTCCCCCAGCCCGGGACACAGAGGCCCCTGGGAGGTGGGGATGGAGGTCTGTGGATCTGATCAGGGCTAGACTCCCAGTGAGTGGGGGAGACCCCTGTCCCCTCAGCCCATGCAGGAGCCCCTGTGAGAAGGAAGCACCCGCTGCCCATCACCGGGTGCTTCCCCAGGGTGCCAAGATCCCCAGACCCCAAAGTCCCCAGTGGGGTGCCTCTCAGGATACACCTCACCCCAAAGCTCTCAGCTGCAACCCGAGTTCTCAGATGGAGAAtcggaggctcagagaggggaagagCGGGAGTGTTCATGCTCAGCTCCAGAAACCTCCCTGGGCCCTAACCCTCCAGCCCGTGGCCTTATCTTGTGCAGCCTCCCCACTCTGTCCCTGCCGAGAGCTGCAGCTGGAACTGTCCTAGAAATTAGCAATGAAGAGgaaaggaagctgcccctctggGCAGGAGGGGCATTGGCCCCAGCAAGCAGCTTACCTAGCCCGTGACCTCCGATTGACACTGAGGTGAGAGGGCAGAGAGCAAGGAGAAAGGTCAGGTGAGTCACTCAAGGGGGCGGCCCCCACTCCCACACGCCGCCCAAGCAGCGAGCCCTTGCACACAGGCACACCCAAGCCCCGTGGCGAGCGCCGCAGCGGCCACTGGTAGGTTGGCTTACCTGTGACCGTGCACTTGCTGGCATCCCCAGTGGGTACAGCCCGGACACGGTATGGGGAGAAAGGGATCTCATCACCACCGTACTTGATGAGGATTGTGTAGCGTCCTGTCACATCTGGAACATAGGCCACTGTGTATGTGCCATCGTGGTTGTCTTGGATGTGTGTCTTCTTGGGCTTGCCTTCGGGGTCCTGTGCAGCAGAGCACAGGGGAGGAGGTTGGCTGAAGCCTAGCCAAGCCCAGCCCTGCCTCAGGGCCTCCTCAAGGAGCACCAAGCATGCCGCTACAGGGACAGACTCTCGGCTCCTCCACCACCCAAGTCCCAAAGGTCTGCCTGCATCTGACACTGTCCCTTCTCCAATGGGCAGAGtccagaatggaaccaccaacaCATCCAGCACTCCCTGACAATAGGCAGGGCCAGGAAGCTTGGTGCCCAAGTTTGGCCACAGAGCCTGCCCTAGCACTAGGAGGAGCTTGCGTGGATGATTTCAGGGTCATATTCTTAGACCTGCCCATGAGAATATTCCAGGATGGGAGCTGGAGCACTAAAGGCTCTGGTACTGTGCTCAGTCAGCAGTGAGAGAGTGTGTTCAGGCAAGCTCATTCCTGTCACCACGATCCTGAGCTAGTCACAACCTCAGTAAACCAGAAGCAGGGGGCTTGTCCTTCCCTGTTCTCCTGCTGCAGTTCCCTAGGGAAACTAGAGACCTGTCCTGGCCTGCCTGCCCCGCCTACGGCCCTGCAGTCcagccaccaggcctggcccccTCATTTCTCCTGCCTGTGGCTGGAGCCGCAATGCAGCTTGGGAAGCTGGTGAACTCACCGTGATCTGGACAGCCAGTAGACCTTCCCCAGCATCCTTTGCATCAATGGTGAACTCCACAGGCAGGCTGGCGGGCACACCAGTAGTATTGAGTCCGGGGCCGCTGGCCTTCACCTTGCTGGCATCATGAGTAGGCAGTACTTTAACCTTGAAGGGGCTGTGGAACCAGGGTGTTGTGCGTGGTCAGACAGCTCTCAGATGCCAGACTGCCCCCAGCATAGGCAATGGGCCTTGTTCTTACCTCCGGGGCACCTCTTCTTCCCCATATAGCACTGAGATACTGTAGGGCCCTTCTCGGCTGGGCACATAGTTGACAGTTTGTGTACCATCAGCGTTGTCTACCACATCCACTGGCTCCACCAGGCCTGGCCCCAGTCCCAGAGACAAAGCCTCAGATGACTCCCTGAGCCTTGACCCTCTTCCCTGCCCCGCTGCATGGCCAGGACTAGATGTTGCCATGTCCTTCCCTGCCCGTCCCTGGAAATGGTCCTAagcctgccctccctcctgccacATCTATTCAGTGGACAAGTCTGGTCTGTTCCTCCTCCAGGTTTCTATCTAGCTCTGCTGTCACCTGAGGCTCTTCTACCAACTGCACACTGGGCCTCCAAGCTTCTTCCTCAGCCCTAAAGGAGGACACTGCCTCCCTGACCTGACCCCTGCTCCCAGGTGCATAAGCACTCACCTTTAGGCCCCTGGACTTTGACTTGCAGCGGTGCAACGCCGGCCTTGCTTGTGTCCACCTGGAAGGACTGAGGGAGGTTGGCACGGACCATGCCTGGGCTCAGACCAGGCCCAGAGCACTTGACCTTGGATGCATCTGTCACATCATGCACAGGAACCTTGAAGGGACTACCTGGGGTTGGAGCAGAGGGATGGCAGCTTCGTAAGTCAGAATGGGCATTATCAGGCCGTCCTAGCCCTGCCCCACTGTCACCTCCTCACCTGGCACTTGGTGGCCACCATAGGTGACATTGAGGCTGTAGGTGCCGGCCTCATAGGGAATGTACTCTACGGAACAACTGCCATCCTTGTTATCCATGCAGGACATCTTGGCCTCTGAGGGGCCCTCTACAGCCAGGCCCAGGCCACCCGTGCCAGCTCCCCTGTTCCAAGCAAACAGCCTATCATTCCCTGGGATTCCCAGGCCCACTGGCTACCCCTGCCTCCCTGGTAGAGTATTCACCTGGTCTCCACTGTGAACTTGTTGGGTTTGTTGGTGGTACCACTTTGGATGCCTGGCCCATGGACACGCACCCTGGAAGGGTCACAGCCCTCAGTCACAGGCACCTGGAAGGGACTGCTGGGCACAGGACTGCCATCATAGGTCACGTCAACAGAGTGGAGTCCTGGGGGGCAGGCCAGGTCAGGAGGAGCCCAGGCTGCCCCACCTGCCCCTGGCTGCCCCAGGAGCCCCAGCACGTACCCTCCTCGTACGGCGTGTATTCTACTTTGTATGTGCCATCACCGCAGTCCTGTACATAGGTCTCAGTCAGGTTGCCAGAGGGGTTGGCTACTCGGGCCTTGACATGTGGCCCTCCAGTCTGTGTCAGAGCCCGGGCATCCACACTGAACTCAGTGGTAGCCTCTCGGAAGACTCCTGGAGAGGGACACAATGAGGCTGGAGCTGTAGGAACCCCAGCTCCCCCAAACTCCCCCATGTACCCCAGAGCGGGCCTCCTCACCTTGGGCCTCAATCCCAGGCCCATAGCACTGGACGCCTGAGGTGTCCACAGCAGGCTCCACCTGAAGCTTGCTGGGGAAGTTGGGCACAGGCTGGCCACCATACTTGATGGTGACAGTGTAGGCCCCAGGGCAGAGAGGAATGTAGGTGATGGTGTGTGTGCCATCACCATGGTCCTGGATGTACACTTCAGCTGGCAGCCCCGCCTCGGAGCAGATCTCAATGGTCAACTCTGCACTGCCTGCACTTGAGCAGTCCACTTGGAATTGGCCCACCTCACCAGCAGTGGCCCGCTCCAGCCCAGGGCCCGAGCACTTGACCTTGGATGCATCAAAGCAGGGAACTACATGGGCCTTGAATGGGGAGCCAGGGATGTGGGTGTCAGCAAAAAGGATGTTGATGTTGTAGTCCCCGGGCTCCGTGGGCACATAGGACACAGAACATGTGCCATCCCCATTGTCCAGGCACTCCAGCTGCGCCTCACAGGGGCCTTCCACTGTCAGGCCCAGGCCACCTGTCCCAGCACCCTTGGTGTCGATGGTGAAACGGGCAGGGGAGCCTGCACTGCCCCCCTGCAGCCCTGGTCCAAAAGCCTTCACCTGGGGGAAGAGAGGGTTGGAGCCTGAGACTGTGCCACCACCAGCAAGCTTCCTTTTGCCCTGGCTTTCCTCCCCTACCAAACGGACACACAGGCCTACAGCTATACCAGCATTCTGTCACAAGGGCAAGTCTGGAGAAGAGGAGTGCTCCCTGGGGACCCACAGAAAGCACAGTGGTCTCCACCCTTAGAGCCTCCCAAGTCCAATTACCTTGCTAGGCTTGGTGGGGGCCATGGCTTCGAGAGGAAAGGGGCTGCCAGGCACAGGCACACCATCATAGGTCACCTCTACCTCATAGGGCCCCTCCTCGCGGGGCACGAAGCGCACCACACTATTGTCGGCCCCGAGGCCTGGCTCCACCTTGCagggcaccactgcacctgagGGGCCCACGATCTTGGAGGCCACTTTGCCTTGACCACCTGCACCCTTTGACTTGACTGTGAACTCCTGGTCTTTGCCAACGTCCACTTCTGTTGGGATAATGAAAGGAGGGTAAAAGAACCATGGCACCTAGCTCAGGTAGGCCCTGCGGGGTCCTCAGTGACCATGGAAAGTGCCTAACTACTTACTCTCTCCTAGGCCAGACACCTTGATCTTGCTGAGGTCCAGGCTTGGAGACACTCCCACTGAGAAGGGACTCTTGGGGATGGGATCCCCTCCATAAGTGACATTGACACCTACTGGGCCCTGAGAGGGGTACAGAAGGGCAACAATCATCAGTCAGAACCCTGGTCTCCCTGGCCTGCAGGTGCCCTGCTTGGGAAGAGGGCTTCAGAGACACTGGCTTTGCTCCCCCGCTCCCTTCCCAGGTGACAAATGACACTTGATGGGAAGCCCCTTGGAGCAGCCACCCCATACAAGGAAGCCCACACACTACATGACTGTAGTGGAGGGTATGGCTGCAGGGGTTCGAGACGGCTACCTGCTGCACAGGAGTGTACTTGACTGTGTAGGTGTTGTCGTGATGATCAATGATGTCCAGGTCTCGCACCACATCCCCCTTAGCCAGACCTGAGAACTGGACGTCCAGCTTGCCTTTGCCAGCGGCTTTGGTGTTGACCGTGAAATGGGTGGGTTTGCCAAGCTCGATGCCTGAGGAGACACAGCAACCATATAATATAGAGGCACCTCACTCTGAGCACCCCACCCTCAATGTCTCCCAACTTCCCAGAGTCTTTACCAGTGCGACTGAGGCCAGGGCCCTCCGCCTTCACTTTGCTGGCATCATGGGAGGGCTCCACCTTGACCCGGATAGGGCTGGTAGGTGTGGCCTGTAGGTGGTGGGAGAAGCGTTGAGAAGAGCAGCACCTCAACACCCAGCAGTCTAGGGGCCAGAAACAGTGGACCAACCTGGTCAGCAAAAAGGACCATGATGGTATAACTTCCAGCCCCACGGGGTGTGTACTTGACGGTGAAAGTATCATTGTCATTGCGGATGATGTCGAAGTCGATGTCGGCCTCGGCAGGGCCCACCACTCCAGGCGCACACTTGATGCCGATGCTGACATCACCTGTGGTAGTGGGAATCAGCAGAAGCTGGGATTTTGTGGGGATATCCCACCCACCCATCTTCCCGCCCAGGGCTAGGTCTTACCCTGGCCAGCCTCTGTGCAGTCCACAGTGAAATAGGTGGGCTCATGAGCCTTGAGCCCTGTCTTGGCCACTCCTGGGCCATACACCTTGACCTTGTTTGGGTGGCTGCCAGCTCCCACGTTCACCTGTAGGGCACAGGGGCAAGTGCAGGGCATGACCAGCCTGGGGAGGCAAAGGCTCCTTCAGCTACTGGTAGACGACAGGCAAAACGGTGTGGCTGCCTTGGGGAAAGTCTGACAGTTCCTCAACAAACTAAACAGAGACCATATGACACCGCAACTCTACTCCTGCATAAGTCCCCAAGAGAGACCAAAACCTAAGTCCACAGAACACTTTTTACCTGAATGCTCCTAGCAGTTCAACATACAACAGCCCCAAAGTAAAAACATCCCAAAGGTCCACCATGTGAATGGACAAAAACAACGTGGTCCATCCATGTGATGATATTCGTCCACAAAAAGGAATGAGGCACTGACACACGCTGCATGCGGATGAACCTTAATGGGACATGCAGTGCAGAAGCCAGACATGAAAGATCACGTGGTATCTGATTCCCTCTATGTGACAGGCCCAGGAACAGCAAATCCATACAAATGGAGAGCAggttagtggttgccaggggcagggggaggggagaggccgAAGGGTGAGCTTCTTTGGGTATGATGAAGACTGTCCTAAACTTCGACTGTGGTAATGGTTACACAAGTCAGTGAATGTAGTGTAAGTACTGAGCAGTTCATTTTGAATGGACTCACCCGGAAGGGACTGTTGGGGATGCTAACACCTCCCCAGGACACCATGGCTGTGTGCTTCACTGGCTTCCTGGGCACATAGGAGCAGCTGTAAGTTCCATTGCCGTTGTCCTTGACTGATGCCTCTACGGGACAGCCCTCATTATCCTGCAAGATTGGTAAAAGCAGGCAGCCTGCTGGTCAGTGCCCAGGCCTAGGTGCCTGCCTACCCTGCACCCAACATGATGGGCATCACACCTGGACTTGGACCCGGAGAGGGGCCTTCCCGCCATGTTTAGCATCTACTGTGAACTCTGCTGGTTTGTTGACAGCTACACCAGTCTTCTCCAAGCCAGGCCCACGTGCCTTCACCTGGTAAAAGACCACCGGATTTCAGGGGATCAAGTCAAGGCCACAAAGACCACAaggcaggcagggcagctagggACAGAGTGCCAGGAGCATGGTGCTAGGAGTAGCAGCTTAGGGCCTGGGCTCAGGACCTCAGCCTGGTTGACAAGACAGGGATGTGCCCACCCCTACCTGGCTTCCTAGACAAAGGCAGAGGAGACTCAAACCAGTGCTGCATGCCCTTTACCCTGTCTGGGTGAAAGTCCTGGGGTGCATCACGGATGTCAGCCATGAAAGGACTGAGGCGGATGTCCTCGCTGTTACACAGCACATGAACAGCATACTCGCCAGCCTCCTGGGGCCAGTAGCGCACATCACAGGAGCCGTCGCCTTTGTCATCACATTCAATCTTGGCCTGTGACGGACCTTCCACTGAGAAGCCTGAAAACAACCATCAGTCCCATTGGTGCTCTGAAGACTTAGGGCGGGCTGCCCTTGCCACCCTCTCCCGACACGTTCCCACACTGAAGCCTCCGACTTACCCAGGGTGCCCACATCATCCCCAATGGCCTCTACCACGAAGTCTGCTGACTTGCCAACGACGCCGCCCTCCAGCCCGGGACCCCAGGCCCGCACCTTCTGATTGCCACACTCAGTGCCCACCTTCACCTCGAAGGGACTGCAAATGGGAGAGCCACGTAGGGGAGtactgagaggcactgccccacAATGTGGGCTAGGCAAGAAGAGCAGGTTGGTCCCCCATTGTCAGACAGTGAGACAGAAGACTTGGAAAGTGTTGGGGTGGGGagtgcctgggagcctcacctgcGCCCAATGTTCTGGCCACCCCACGTAATGGTGACAGTGTACGTGCCAGGGACTGTGGGGTAATACTCAAAGCCATAAACGCCATCCCCTAGGTCCTTCTGCTTCACACGTTCCTCGCCCTCTGCCAAGATAAGGAGGGCCTCAGGCCTGCTTAGCAGTGACCCTAAGGGCTACTGCCACCCGTCCCAGCCCCAACCAACTTACTGGGGCCCTTCACAGTGACCTTCAGCTCCCCGCTGCCAGCACCCTTCGTGTATACCTTGAAGTCAGCAGTCTCCTTCACTCGCACACCCTTAGGCTGGATGCCCCGGCCAACAGCCCGGCAGGCAGCTGGATTACAGGCTGTGGGCAGAGGAACTGGCTGAGCTGCTGGGAGCGAGAGCCAGGTGTGCCCCCACCCCAGCTTCCCACAGGAACAGCCTGTTGGGATTGCAGGGTCCCTAAGAGCTTGGCCCAATGGGCTAACGAGGCACATGCAAGGAAGAACTGGAATGGGTTGTGACCCCAGGACCTGTGCACCAAGCCAAGACATAACAGGCCTCCTCCCAGCTGCTGACCCCAGTCCAGACATCCAACCAACCCTCCCCTCCAAGAGGAAGATGGATCCAAGTACCGTTGACCCTGtgggcagagcagagagcagcagGTTTCTAGACAGCTGGAGCGAGCTCTTCCGAAGGTAAAAGCATGGAGAGGAGAGACGGAGAAGggcaagaagaagaggaggaaggagggcccCAGCAAGGGAGAAAAGACAGCTCATACCCAGACAGTGGAAGCTCAGAGACCAGGGGTgcccaggcaggggctggagggacaGGCCCAACGGGCTCCCCCTCCCACAGGAGGCCCAGACAGCAGCACCACAGTGGGGGCGGAGCGGGGCCAGGGCTGGGCCTACCTTGGCCAACAGTGACAGTGTAGGGGCTGCGAGGGATGGGTATGCCACCGAAGGTGATGTGCACAGTGTGGACGCCTTCCATGGTGGGCTGGTAGCTGCAGCGATACGTGCTATCTCCTCGGGCCTCCAGCTGAGGCTCCACTGTGCCTTTCTGTCCTGAAGGGTCCTGGATCACAACCTCCACCTCCCCCGTGCCGGCTCCTGTCACAAGGCACAAGTTCAGCTCCTAGGCTCCAGCACAGCTCTCCCCCAGGCTGGCTAGGCTTTGGTAGCCTCCCCTCACCTGCTGTAAAGATCTCAAAGTAGGTGGTCTTGTTGGCGATGTTGCCACTGGGCTCCAGGCCAGGGCCCTGGGCAGTCACTTTGCTGGCGTCACCTTGTGACTTGTCCACATACACCTCAAAGGGGCTCTTGGCAATATGCTGGCCAGCAAAGAGCACAGTCACCTATTCCCAGGAGGAGTGGACCATGagggcagggacagggacagggacctCTAGTCACTGTTCATGGCCACCACTCTTCCCATCAGCTGAAGGCTCACCTTATGAGTCCCCGTCACTTTGGGGACATACCAGACAGAGAAGGTACGGTTCTTGTCATTATTGGCAGTCACCTTTGCCTGTAGTAGGAAGGAGCCCATGAGTGTTTGTTAAGAGCAGCCCCTGCAGAAGGGGCACAGCagggccctcccctcccctcccagcaTGACCCTACCTCTTCCTGGTGTCCGGCAGGATCTTCCACATACACAAGCACCTCTCCCTGGCCAGCACTTCGGGTCTCAACAGTGAACTCTGCCCGCTTCTTCACCATATTGCCTGTGGGCTCAATGCCTGTCAGAGGAGGGCGAGCCAGTCATGGGTCAGTTATGAGAGCCACAGCCTTATGTCTTtaccccctgccccccaccaacACTGAGGCAGGCAAGCTGAACCCCTAACCCTCAGGAGTATCAGGAACACAGCATTCAAGGATATTGCTCTGCAGGCTCAGCGCCCCTCCCTGCCAGCCCCCAAGTCAGGTACGTTCCAAACTGGGCAAGTTTGTTCAGCATAAACCCAGAACAATGAGCCTGGCCTCAGGACCCAGCTGTGCTCTTGCTGCAGGGACAGGCCCATGCCTGTTTTCTGGAATGCTCAGGTTGCTGCACCAGTGTGATTGCCCAACCCTTTTCCTGGACCCTGGTTCATCTCCCAATCATAGAGAAGGGGCCCACTGGGTcctccctccctggggaggcttcTTCCCCCACAGCCTTGTGACTTGAGGAACTTCCTAGTACTCTCTTGTCCATTGACTAGTTCTAACCAACCCTGATTCATTCttatcagatttattttttgtactggggattgaacccaggggtgcttaaccactgagtcacactcccagccctttttttaatttagagacaagatcttgctgaattgctgagggcctcactaagctgctgaggctggctttgaacttgtgatcctcctgcctcagcctcccgagctgctgggattacaggtgtgtgccacctcaccaggctaagacattttttaaaaagaatggaacATGTCATGAATGTGCATGTCACCCTTGTGCTGATCTCCATGTCATCCCAACATTACTCTCTCTGCTGCCAAAGCAAGCACTCCCATCTGACTTGTTTGAGTCGTACTTCATCACCTAGCTGCCACTTAACCCTGACTCCTTGCGTCCTCCGGGTTCTGGTAATACACTATGGGGAGGGTGTCAATGCACCAGAACAGCCCCCAGGAGCTCCCCTGGCCAGGCTCCCTCACCTGGTCCATAGGCTCGGGCTTTCTTTGGGTTCAGTTTTGGCCGCAGGGGAGCCCCTGGCTTCAGCTTGGCCTTGGGGAACTGGGACAGGTAAGTCATGACGGAGTGCTCATCAACATTGGGGTCCACGATCTCCTCAGGAGTGATCACCTGTCACAAGCAAAAGACAGGAGCCATTGGGGCCCTCTTCACTGCAAACAGACCCCCATAGCCTCCaacagggccaggcagggagcaTACCTGAGGGATGCCCAGCCAGTCATCAGCCTGCTGCATGGCCTCTCGTGCATTGTTGACAGGCTTGCTGGCATCCCAGGAGTCCCAGTCAGGACACAGCCCTGTGAGACAAGGAAGGCGTACTTTGAGCTGGGGGCACTACAGAACTACCT contains these protein-coding regions:
- the Flna gene encoding filamin-A isoform X1 yields the protein MSSSHSRSGQSASGAAPGSGADTRDAEMPATEKDLAEDAPWKKIQQNTFTRWCNEHLKCVSKRIANLQTDLSDGLRLIALLEVLSQKKMHRKHNQRPTFRQMQLENVSVALEFLDRESIKLVSIDSKAIVDGNLKLILGLIWTLILHYSISMPMWDEEEDEEAKKQTPKQRLLGWIQNKLPQLPITNFSRDWQSGRALGALVDSCAPGLCPDWDSWDASKPVNNAREAMQQADDWLGIPQVITPEEIVDPNVDEHSVMTYLSQFPKAKLKPGAPLRPKLNPKKARAYGPGIEPTGNMVKKRAEFTVETRSAGQGEVLVYVEDPAGHQEEAKVTANNDKNRTFSVWYVPKVTGTHKVTVLFAGQHIAKSPFEVYVDKSQGDASKVTAQGPGLEPSGNIANKTTYFEIFTAGAGTGEVEVVIQDPSGQKGTVEPQLEARGDSTYRCSYQPTMEGVHTVHITFGGIPIPRSPYTVTVGQACNPAACRAVGRGIQPKGVRVKETADFKVYTKGAGSGELKVTVKGPKGEERVKQKDLGDGVYGFEYYPTVPGTYTVTITWGGQNIGRSPFEVKVGTECGNQKVRAWGPGLEGGVVGKSADFVVEAIGDDVGTLGFSVEGPSQAKIECDDKGDGSCDVRYWPQEAGEYAVHVLCNSEDIRLSPFMADIRDAPQDFHPDRVKARGPGLEKTGVAVNKPAEFTVDAKHGGKAPLRVQVQDNEGCPVEASVKDNGNGTYSCSYVPRKPVKHTAMVSWGGVSIPNSPFRVNVGAGSHPNKVKVYGPGVAKTGLKAHEPTYFTVDCTEAGQGDVSIGIKCAPGVVGPAEADIDFDIIRNDNDTFTVKYTPRGAGSYTIMVLFADQATPTSPIRVKVEPSHDASKVKAEGPGLSRTGIELGKPTHFTVNTKAAGKGKLDVQFSGLAKGDVVRDLDIIDHHDNTYTVKYTPVQQGPVGVNVTYGGDPIPKSPFSVGVSPSLDLSKIKVSGLGEKVDVGKDQEFTVKSKGAGGQGKVASKIVGPSGAVVPCKVEPGLGADNSVVRFVPREEGPYEVEVTYDGVPVPGSPFPLEAMAPTKPSKVKAFGPGLQGGSAGSPARFTIDTKGAGTGGLGLTVEGPCEAQLECLDNGDGTCSVSYVPTEPGDYNINILFADTHIPGSPFKAHVVPCFDASKVKCSGPGLERATAGEVGQFQVDCSSAGSAELTIEICSEAGLPAEVYIQDHGDGTHTITYIPLCPGAYTVTIKYGGQPVPNFPSKLQVEPAVDTSGVQCYGPGIEAQGVFREATTEFSVDARALTQTGGPHVKARVANPSGNLTETYVQDCGDGTYKVEYTPYEEGLHSVDVTYDGSPVPSSPFQVPVTEGCDPSRVRVHGPGIQSGTTNKPNKFTVETRGAGTGGLGLAVEGPSEAKMSCMDNKDGSCSVEYIPYEAGTYSLNVTYGGHQVPGSPFKVPVHDVTDASKVKCSGPGLSPGMVRANLPQSFQVDTSKAGVAPLQVKVQGPKGLVEPVDVVDNADGTQTVNYVPSREGPYSISVLYGEEEVPRSPFKVKVLPTHDASKVKASGPGLNTTGVPASLPVEFTIDAKDAGEGLLAVQITDPEGKPKKTHIQDNHDGTYTVAYVPDVTGRYTILIKYGGDEIPFSPYRVRAVPTGDASKCTVTVSIGGHGLGAGIGPTIQIGEETVITVDTKAAGKGKVTCTVCTPDGSEVDVDVVENEDGTFDIFYTAPQPGKYVICVRFGGEHVPNSPFQVTALAGDQPTTQPPLRPQQLAPQYTYAQGGQQTWTPERPLVGVNGLDVTSLRPFDLVIPFTIKKGEITGEVRMPSGKVAQPSITDNKDGTVTVRYAPSEAGLHEMDIRYDNMHIPGSPLQFYVDYVNCGHVTAYGPGLTHGVVNKPATFTVNTKDAGEGGLSLAIEGPSKAEISCTDNQDGTCSVSYLPVLPGDYSILVKYNEQHIPGSPFTARVTGDDSMRMSHLKVGSAADIPINISETDLSQLTATVVPPSGREEPCLLKRLRNGHVGISFVPKETGEHLVHVKKNGQHVASSPIPVVISQSEIGDASRVRVSGQGLHEGHTFEPAEFIIDTRDAGYGGLSLSIEGPSKVDINTEDLEDGTCRVTYCPTEPGNYIINIKFADQHVPGSPFSVKVTGEGRVKESITRRRRAPSVANVGSHCDLSLKIPEISIQDMTAQVTSPSGKTHEAEIVEGENHTYCIRFVPAEMGMHTVSVKYKGQHVPGSPFQFTVGPLGEGGAHKVRAGGPGLERAEAGVPAEFSIWTREAGAGGLAIAVEGPSKAEISFEDRKDGSCGVAYVVQEPGDYEVSVKFNEEHIPDSPFVVPVASPSGDARRLTVSSLQESGLKVNQPASFAVSLNGAKGAIDAKVHSPSGALEECYVTEIDQDKYAVRFIPRENGIYLIDVKFNGTHIPGSPFKIRVGEPGHGGDPGLVSAYGAGLEGGVTGNPAEFIVNTSNAGAGALSVTIDGPSKVKMDCQECPEGYRVTYTPMAPGSYLISIKYGGPYHIGGSPFKAKVTGPRLVSNHSLHETSSVFVDSLTKATGAPQHGTPGPGPADASKVVAKGLGLSKAYSGQKSSFTVDCSKAGNNMLLVGVHGPRTPCEEILVKHVGSRLYSVSYLLKDKGEYTLVVKWGDEHIPGSPYRVMVP